From a single Micromonospora sp. WMMD1102 genomic region:
- a CDS encoding NAD(P)/FAD-dependent oxidoreductase encodes MTAELPAPAELPAPAELPAHSELPARADVVIVGAGHNGLVSAILLARAGLDVVVLEAAGTIGGAARTENPFPKAPKLWHSTGSYLLGLMPPELIRLLGVELPVLRRDPHYFLPTPGGPGSPYLLFGSDREATRQQMERHFSRADVAADDAMQAELAALRDDLAPAWLAEPLPVPETADRYVRPALRQVFVDLVRGSVADYLARFDFRSELLVSMYAVTDGLSGLNAGPDDPGTGYNFLAHNMCRLPGAGGTWMIVAGGMGTVSRTFADAARSAGARIFAGTPVSAITLDRGAASGVVLEDGRSVAAEVVLGAGDPYRLMELVPDGAVPAALAERMESVRRTGTTLKVNLALAGLPNFSCLPEGAPSPFGATIHLLPGSDTLLPGSGGTPLPGSGGSGGGSPMAALRGMWADVQAGRLPDEPTIEWYLHTTVDPSLQDPAGHHSSALFVQSVPYAPTGGDWADLLPGYVDRLLEICDRYAPGTSGLVADAVPLTPPGIEAHFGITGGHIHHVDNTVSFTDRMPYPTGIDGLYAGGAGCHPAGSVIGAAGHNAARRILTDLGRVV; translated from the coding sequence ATGACCGCCGAGCTTCCCGCCCCCGCCGAGCTGCCCGCCCCCGCCGAGCTGCCCGCCCACAGCGAGCTGCCCGCCCGCGCCGACGTCGTGATCGTCGGCGCCGGCCACAACGGCCTGGTGTCCGCGATCCTGCTGGCCCGAGCCGGCCTCGACGTGGTGGTGCTGGAGGCCGCCGGCACGATCGGCGGCGCCGCCCGCACCGAGAACCCGTTCCCGAAGGCGCCGAAGCTGTGGCACTCCACCGGCTCGTACCTGCTCGGCCTGATGCCGCCGGAGCTGATCCGGCTGCTCGGCGTGGAACTGCCGGTGCTGCGCCGGGACCCGCACTACTTCCTGCCCACCCCGGGCGGCCCCGGCTCGCCGTACCTGCTCTTCGGTTCCGACCGGGAGGCGACCCGGCAGCAGATGGAGCGGCACTTCTCCCGGGCCGACGTGGCCGCCGACGACGCGATGCAGGCCGAGCTCGCCGCGCTCCGCGACGACCTGGCGCCGGCCTGGCTGGCCGAGCCGCTGCCGGTGCCGGAGACCGCCGACCGCTACGTCCGGCCCGCGCTGCGCCAGGTCTTCGTCGACCTGGTACGCGGCTCGGTCGCCGACTACCTCGCCCGGTTCGACTTCCGCTCCGAACTGCTGGTCTCGATGTACGCGGTCACCGACGGCCTCTCCGGGCTGAACGCCGGGCCGGACGACCCGGGTACCGGCTACAACTTCCTGGCCCACAACATGTGCCGGCTGCCCGGTGCGGGCGGCACCTGGATGATCGTGGCCGGTGGGATGGGCACCGTCAGCCGGACGTTCGCCGACGCCGCCCGGTCCGCCGGGGCGAGGATCTTCGCCGGTACGCCGGTGAGCGCGATCACCCTGGACCGCGGCGCCGCCAGCGGAGTCGTACTCGAAGACGGGCGCAGCGTCGCCGCCGAGGTGGTGCTCGGCGCCGGTGACCCGTACCGGCTGATGGAGCTGGTGCCGGACGGCGCCGTGCCGGCCGCGCTGGCCGAGCGGATGGAGTCGGTCCGGCGCACCGGCACCACCCTAAAGGTCAACCTGGCGCTGGCCGGGCTGCCCAACTTCTCCTGCCTGCCCGAGGGGGCACCGAGCCCGTTCGGCGCCACCATCCACCTGCTGCCCGGCTCCGACACGCTGCTGCCCGGCTCGGGCGGCACGCCACTGCCCGGCTCGGGTGGCTCGGGCGGTGGCTCGCCGATGGCGGCGCTGCGCGGCATGTGGGCCGACGTCCAGGCCGGTCGGCTGCCGGACGAGCCGACGATCGAGTGGTACCTGCACACGACCGTCGACCCGTCGCTCCAGGATCCCGCCGGACACCACTCGTCGGCCCTCTTCGTGCAGTCCGTGCCCTACGCCCCGACCGGCGGGGACTGGGCCGACCTGCTGCCCGGCTACGTGGACCGGCTGCTGGAGATCTGCGACAGGTACGCCCCCGGCACCAGCGGGCTGGTCGCCGACGCGGTGCCGCTGACCCCGCCCGGTATCGAGGCGCACTTCGGGATCACCGGCGGGCACATCCACCACGTCGACAACACCGTCTCGTTCACCGACCGGATGCCGTACCCGACCGGGATCGACGGGCTCTACGCCGGCGGCGCCGGCTGCCACCCGGCCGGCAGTGTGATCGGCGCGGCCGGGCACAACGCCGCCCGGCGCATCCTCACCGACCTCGGCCGGGTCGTCTGA
- a CDS encoding TetR/AcrR family transcriptional regulator, with the protein MTAPTRRERLRTAAVSEIKDGARQLLVTGGPQAISLRAIAREMGMTAPAIYRYFPSLEALILDLASDLLDELCEHLEAARDAAGTEPVDQLVGTARAFRHWSVRHPTEFRLVFGNLVPGVDAFPEDGLDYPDDPGARLGEVFIDPLVELWRRRPFPVPLAGQVDDRLASALTPLRTNCPELPAEVACLILSGWTMLYGLVSMEVHHQLRWAVTDPEALFEAELAAFLQQLDTTPGQ; encoded by the coding sequence ATGACGGCACCGACCCGCCGGGAACGCCTGCGCACCGCCGCGGTCTCCGAGATCAAGGACGGGGCGCGACAGCTGCTGGTGACCGGCGGCCCCCAGGCCATCTCGCTGCGCGCGATCGCCCGGGAGATGGGCATGACCGCTCCCGCCATCTACCGATACTTCCCCAGCCTGGAAGCGCTGATACTCGACCTCGCCAGCGACCTGCTCGACGAACTCTGCGAGCACCTCGAAGCGGCCCGGGACGCCGCCGGCACCGAACCGGTCGACCAGCTCGTCGGCACCGCCCGCGCCTTCCGGCACTGGTCGGTCCGGCATCCAACCGAGTTCCGGCTGGTCTTCGGCAACCTGGTACCCGGAGTCGACGCCTTCCCGGAGGACGGCCTCGACTACCCGGACGACCCCGGCGCCCGGCTCGGCGAGGTCTTCATCGACCCCCTGGTGGAGCTGTGGCGGCGCAGGCCGTTCCCGGTGCCGCTGGCCGGGCAGGTCGACGACCGGCTGGCCAGCGCACTCACCCCGCTGCGGACGAACTGCCCCGAACTGCCGGCCGAGGTCGCCTGCCTGATCCTCTCCGGTTGGACCATGCTCTACGGCCTGGTCTCGATGGAGGTCCACCACCAGCTCCGCTGGGCGGTGACCGATCCGGAGGCACTCTTCGAAGCCGAACTGGCCGCCTTCCTCCAGCAACTCGACACCACCCCTGGCCAGTAG